GAGATGTGAGCAATCAGGTCTAATACTTTGTTTGAGTAACCAGTTTCGTTGTCATACCAAGAAACTAATTTAACAAAGTTATCGTTCAGTGCGATACCCGCTTTAGCATCAAACACAGAAGTCAGTTTTTCACCGTTGAAGTCAGTTGATACAACGTCATCTTCAGTGTAACCCAGAACACCTTTCAGCTCGCCTGCAGCAGCTTCTTTGATAGCGTCACAGATTTGTGCGTAAGTTGCTGGTTTTTCCAGACGAACAGTTAAGTCAACAACTGAAACGTTTGGAGTAGGAACACGGAAAGACATACCAGTCAGTTTGCCATTCAGCTCAGGAATAACTTTACCTACAGCTTTAGCAGCACCAGTTGAAGATGGGATGATGTTTTGAGCAGCACCACGACCACCACGCCAGTCTTTGTGAGAAGGGCCATCAACAGTTTTCTGAGTTGCAGTTGTTGCGTGAACAGTGGTCATCAGACCTTCAACGATACCGAATTTGTCGTTGATAACTTTAGCCAGTGGAGCTAAGCAGTTAGTTGTGCAAGATGCGTTAGAAACGATTTCTTGACCTGCGTAAGCTTTGTGGTTAACGCCCATAACGAACATTGGG
The window above is part of the Providencia sp. R33 genome. Proteins encoded here:
- the gapA gene encoding glyceraldehyde-3-phosphate dehydrogenase; the encoded protein is MTIKVGINGFGRIGRIVFRAAQERSDIEIVAINDLLDAEYMAYMLKYDSTHGRFNGTVEVKDGHLVVNGKKIRVTAEKDPANLKWNEVGVDVVAEATGIFLTDETARKHIQAGAKKVVLTGPSKDDTPMFVMGVNHKAYAGQEIVSNASCTTNCLAPLAKVINDKFGIVEGLMTTVHATTATQKTVDGPSHKDWRGGRGAAQNIIPSSTGAAKAVGKVIPELNGKLTGMSFRVPTPNVSVVDLTVRLEKPATYAQICDAIKEAAAGELKGVLGYTEDDVVSTDFNGEKLTSVFDAKAGIALNDNFVKLVSWYDNETGYSNKVLDLIAHISK